In Candidatus Kapaibacterium sp., one genomic interval encodes:
- the purF gene encoding amidophosphoribosyltransferase, with protein MTYYALHALQHRGQEAAGIISIYHDEKKNKKRFAAKRGPGLVLDVFSEPNVLTQTLKGDMAIGHNRYSTTGSSSANNIQPFSMIYNDGIFALAHNGNLTNTKTLRNKLIQEGSIFQTTTDSELFLHLIAKSKKETRIEKVRDALQTAHGAYSLTMLTDDTLIAARDPHGVRPLSIGRLKTEHGWAYIVASETAAFDIISAEYIRSVHHNEIIQIDQDTLKTGEIKSFKIVDETPIAHHCIFEYIYFSRPDSKIFGHSVDKVRRKLGKKLGEEMPIVDKDDKIRAVPVPDSANTATIGFSRVNSANGNETLFELGLIRSHYIGRTFIAPGQNNREFRVKAKFNVVKGVIEGKTVVLVDDSIVRGTTSKALVKLVREANPKKLHLLISSPPIKHPCFYGMDFPSEEELIANHHDSIEKIGEYIGVDSIHYLSKEKLMESVPQEEGIDYCTACFTGDYPIEIEKNGVDVNTND; from the coding sequence ATGACCTATTATGCTCTTCATGCTTTGCAACATCGCGGGCAAGAAGCAGCCGGAATAATAAGTATTTACCATGATGAGAAAAAAAACAAAAAGAGATTTGCTGCAAAACGTGGTCCGGGCTTGGTGTTAGATGTTTTTTCCGAGCCTAATGTTTTGACCCAAACTCTAAAAGGCGATATGGCTATCGGGCATAATCGTTACTCGACGACAGGCTCATCATCGGCAAATAATATTCAGCCTTTTAGCATGATTTATAATGACGGGATTTTTGCTTTGGCTCACAATGGCAATTTGACCAATACAAAGACATTACGAAATAAATTGATTCAGGAAGGTTCGATTTTCCAAACTACAACAGATTCCGAATTGTTTTTGCATTTAATCGCCAAAAGTAAAAAAGAAACCCGAATCGAAAAAGTCAGAGATGCACTCCAAACTGCTCACGGTGCTTATTCATTGACAATGTTGACCGATGATACACTAATTGCAGCTCGTGACCCACATGGTGTTCGCCCTCTTAGCATCGGAAGATTAAAAACCGAGCACGGTTGGGCATATATAGTTGCCTCCGAAACTGCAGCATTCGATATTATAAGTGCCGAATATATCCGAAGCGTCCATCACAATGAGATTATTCAAATTGACCAAGACACTTTAAAAACCGGCGAAATTAAATCTTTTAAAATCGTTGACGAAACACCTATCGCCCACCATTGCATATTCGAATATATTTATTTTTCGCGTCCGGACAGCAAAATTTTTGGGCATAGTGTAGATAAGGTTCGCCGAAAACTTGGTAAAAAATTGGGTGAAGAAATGCCAATCGTCGATAAAGATGATAAAATCAGAGCAGTTCCAGTGCCTGACAGTGCAAATACCGCAACTATCGGTTTTTCGAGAGTTAACTCGGCAAACGGCAACGAAACCTTATTTGAGTTGGGATTAATCCGAAGTCACTATATTGGCAGAACATTTATCGCCCCGGGGCAAAATAACAGAGAATTTAGGGTAAAAGCGAAATTCAATGTGGTGAAAGGTGTTATTGAAGGCAAAACCGTTGTGCTCGTAGATGATTCGATAGTACGCGGAACAACTTCAAAGGCATTGGTTAAATTAGTCCGAGAAGCAAATCCCAAAAAATTGCATTTATTAATCAGTTCGCCGCCAATCAAGCATCCGTGCTTTTATGGAATGGATTTCCCAAGTGAAGAGGAATTAATTGCAAATCATCACGATTCGATTGAAAAAATTGGCGAATATATCGGTGTTGACTCAATTCATTATTTATCGAAAGAGAAATTGATGGAATCTGTCCCTCAGGAAGAAGGGATTGATTATTGTACAGCTTGCTTTACAGGTGATTATCCAATTGAAATAGAAAAAAATGGAGTAGATGTAAATACAAATGACTGA
- a CDS encoding rRNA pseudouridine synthase → MKTVTKKREIVSSNKTTTKAKSTRPKKKGESELDVDIRLNKFIADAGITSRRKADELILDGAVKVNGIVVDQPGTKVNKTDFVTVHGDPVKEKTMPIYIVLNKPKNVITTTDDELGRKTVLDIVKKHARIYPVGRLDRNTTGVLLLTNDGELAHRLTHPSYEIERVYDVKLDQVLKTEDAKAISQGVELENGEMTQPCELFIHTYDKSKVTITLREGKNHEVRRIFETFEYEVKQLDRKTFAGINVSGLPRGTYRHLNRKELQHVKKIVKLN, encoded by the coding sequence ATGAAAACTGTGACGAAAAAAAGAGAAATTGTCAGCTCGAACAAAACTACGACAAAAGCAAAGAGCACTCGCCCAAAGAAAAAAGGCGAAAGTGAGCTTGATGTTGATATCAGGTTGAACAAATTTATCGCCGACGCCGGAATAACTTCGCGTCGAAAAGCCGATGAATTGATTCTGGATGGTGCCGTAAAAGTAAACGGTATAGTGGTTGACCAACCCGGCACGAAAGTGAACAAAACAGACTTTGTAACTGTGCATGGCGACCCCGTGAAGGAAAAGACTATGCCCATTTACATTGTACTGAATAAACCCAAAAATGTGATAACTACCACCGACGATGAATTAGGTAGAAAAACCGTTCTTGATATAGTCAAAAAACATGCAAGAATTTATCCTGTAGGGCGATTAGACCGTAATACAACAGGAGTGCTTTTGCTGACTAACGATGGCGAACTTGCTCATAGGCTGACTCATCCATCTTATGAAATTGAGCGCGTTTATGATGTGAAATTAGACCAAGTACTTAAGACCGAAGACGCAAAAGCAATTTCGCAGGGCGTAGAACTCGAAAACGGCGAAATGACACAACCATGCGAATTATTCATCCATACTTATGATAAATCGAAAGTTACGATTACATTACGCGAAGGGAAAAATCACGAAGTAAGACGGATATTTGAAACTTTCGAGTATGAAGTCAAACAACTTGACAGGAAGACATTTGCAGGGATAAACGTATCGGGGTTGCCAAGAGGAACCTATAGACATTTAAACCGTAAAGAATTGCAACATGTGAAAAAAATCGTAAAGTTAAATTAA
- a CDS encoding DMT family transporter: protein MFIGEISALTAALLWSNASIVFTAATIKLGPIQLNVDRMALATILLAITILIFGLSYSVTSYQLLMLTLSGIVGLVVGDSFLFKSFSAIGPRMTMLIYSVNPAIAGILAYFVLGEVMSFYAIIGILVTLSGIFIVIIDRRPSTGNRQFQMTAKGLMYALLGAAGQGIGLILAKMAYSDGDIHSITATFVRIASSVVFLLPAAFFIGRYKNPVKLYKRDKKTFGLVALGSVIGPYLGITLSFVALTNTQVGIAATLMSTVPIMILPVTYIFYKEKINARALIGASVSVIGVAMLFLT from the coding sequence TTGTTTATAGGGGAAATTTCGGCACTTACAGCAGCTTTACTATGGTCTAATGCGTCTATAGTATTCACGGCTGCAACCATTAAATTAGGTCCCATCCAACTTAACGTTGACAGAATGGCGTTAGCAACAATCTTGTTAGCTATTACCATTTTGATTTTTGGGCTGAGTTACTCAGTTACGAGTTACCAACTTCTGATGTTGACATTAAGCGGTATAGTTGGGTTGGTGGTTGGAGATTCTTTTCTATTCAAATCATTCAGTGCGATTGGACCTCGGATGACAATGCTAATTTATTCTGTCAATCCCGCTATCGCCGGCATTCTGGCATATTTCGTACTCGGCGAAGTGATGTCCTTTTATGCAATAATTGGAATTTTAGTAACTCTCAGCGGGATTTTTATTGTCATAATTGACCGCAGACCAAGCACAGGCAACCGACAATTTCAGATGACTGCCAAAGGACTGATGTACGCATTATTAGGTGCCGCAGGGCAAGGCATTGGGTTGATACTTGCAAAAATGGCATATTCTGATGGAGATATTCATAGCATCACAGCCACTTTTGTCCGTATTGCATCGTCTGTAGTATTTTTGTTACCGGCAGCATTTTTTATAGGCAGATACAAAAATCCGGTAAAATTATACAAAAGAGATAAAAAGACATTTGGACTCGTAGCACTTGGTTCGGTGATTGGACCATACTTAGGCATAACGCTGAGTTTTGTAGCATTGACAAACACTCAGGTAGGAATCGCCGCAACACTAATGTCAACTGTACCAATTATGATATTACCCGTAACTTACATATTTTACAAAGAAAAAATAAATGCAAGAGCATTAATAGGAGCATCGGTTTCAGTAATCGGTGTTGCCATGTTGTTTCTGACTTAA
- a CDS encoding asparagine synthase-related protein, with amino-acid sequence MTFIFAVFGHIPESIRELAANRFGDKVIISSPDYLLAGGGLKETFAYRRNSESDIAVCGVPLQKIKDKYILVRNENLDEVAQNPSKASSFEGHFIFCTRGNNTLTVANDILGFREFYEYAGDGYSIISTEARFIADIVGGFKLNQNWLATGFLLKVQLDKESYAHGITRYCGAEMLQLKLTEKGLIRERSKLQAPSEYPKTEEEIKNEIIQLSFPEIDDFQSAISMSGGLDSRFLLSLMKPAKSDLKAVSIGFADHPDNITAAKICKLVGIEHSILDSDDLESYPFTFDDIINYVEGNKSNSVASEYLFMRLSDNIYKSGLIQIDAGWAEIGRHSDFSAIYYSSKYGLGKIDKFRLYELLKSPRPRFFDKALKQKIKSISLEKADEIINLYALNQVQNLEKRLDSFAIDYKIGNNISGKQSRADNSSISLSPFNQPIMNRALVELDFNRKSNGKFYKETIKQTYPQLAEINLIKGSHVIPFNFGTLTSRLYIKLTKSKYRRDYAVEMFRLFGSEIRDYLNSSETLSSGYYDKDIVQNIVNNANLANPKSCNDLDSLLTFEIFRRSIESPKKS; translated from the coding sequence TTGACTTTTATTTTTGCAGTGTTCGGACATATTCCTGAATCCATTCGGGAGCTTGCCGCCAATAGATTTGGAGATAAAGTGATTATCTCTTCGCCTGATTACCTGCTCGCAGGTGGCGGACTTAAAGAAACTTTTGCTTACAGACGAAATTCCGAATCGGACATAGCTGTATGCGGAGTGCCCCTACAAAAAATAAAAGACAAGTATATATTAGTCAGAAATGAAAATCTCGATGAAGTCGCACAAAACCCTTCAAAAGCGAGTTCTTTTGAGGGGCATTTTATTTTTTGCACCAGAGGCAACAACACGCTAACTGTAGCTAATGATATTCTGGGCTTTCGTGAATTCTATGAATACGCCGGCGACGGGTACAGCATAATAAGTACCGAAGCGAGATTTATTGCTGATATTGTCGGTGGGTTCAAACTTAATCAAAATTGGTTAGCAACCGGATTTTTGCTTAAAGTGCAGCTTGACAAAGAATCTTATGCTCACGGCATCACAAGGTATTGCGGTGCTGAGATGTTGCAGCTGAAATTGACTGAAAAGGGGCTAATTCGGGAACGCTCCAAATTACAAGCCCCCAGTGAATATCCAAAAACTGAAGAAGAAATCAAAAATGAGATTATTCAACTTTCATTTCCGGAAATTGATGATTTTCAGTCAGCAATATCAATGTCCGGCGGATTAGATTCGAGATTTCTACTTTCGTTGATGAAGCCCGCCAAATCGGATTTGAAGGCAGTCAGCATAGGATTTGCCGACCACCCCGACAATATTACAGCCGCAAAAATTTGTAAATTAGTGGGTATTGAACACTCGATTTTAGATAGTGACGATTTGGAAAGCTATCCTTTTACTTTTGATGATATTATCAATTATGTAGAGGGCAATAAAAGCAATTCTGTCGCTTCGGAATATCTATTCATGCGTCTGAGTGACAATATTTACAAATCAGGGCTGATTCAAATAGATGCCGGTTGGGCAGAAATCGGGCGGCATTCTGACTTTTCGGCAATATATTATTCATCTAAATATGGATTGGGAAAAATTGATAAATTCAGACTATATGAACTATTGAAATCACCAAGACCTCGTTTTTTTGATAAAGCTCTCAAACAAAAAATAAAAAGCATATCTCTCGAAAAAGCAGATGAAATTATTAATTTATATGCTTTGAACCAAGTTCAAAATTTAGAAAAACGATTAGATAGTTTCGCAATTGATTACAAAATCGGCAACAATATTTCCGGAAAACAAAGTCGGGCTGATAATAGCTCTATCAGCTTAAGTCCATTCAACCAACCCATAATGAACCGAGCTTTGGTTGAATTAGACTTCAATCGTAAATCGAATGGAAAATTTTATAAAGAAACAATTAAACAAACTTATCCTCAACTCGCTGAGATAAATTTAATCAAAGGGTCGCACGTAATTCCTTTCAATTTTGGCACTCTTACTTCCAGGCTCTATATAAAACTCACCAAGAGTAAATATCGCAGAGATTATGCTGTGGAGATGTTCAGGTTATTTGGGAGTGAAATTCGCGATTATCTCAATTCCTCAGAAACACTCTCAAGTGGCTATTACGACAAGGATATTGTGCAAAATATAGTCAACAATGCAAATTTGGCAAATCCTAAATCATGCAATGATTTGGATTCACTATTGACATTCGAAATTTTCCGACGTTCAATCGAAAGTCCCAAAAAGAGTTAA
- a CDS encoding oligosaccharide flippase family protein — protein sequence MNKKNGNQILKKNISVSILYLMSADFVNAVLGILFAFVLGRFFGAEYLGIYTFSFMLATMLWTLGESGYEVEIPREIAQKPDRMKELISDAQVFKTRILLFGFPIFCLYGIIALGELSFLAIIPWVIPASTNMTLRSVCRGLKMFPSISVIEISTALFMYPAMAFTLWFTENIAYVFLVLVASEFIKMLLYLYTVRKIENFPLSLLLPYNKSLFSFSSMIARIKERRGFTFVNLLSMMQYRSTLLILPMLQSNYMVGVYTVGMRFVTLLKLLPASTINVLLPEFSSENKTEHKSLLVKSLSFMFLINAAIAFTIFALAELIIDLTFQIPEAIEILRIMIWAIIPISMHQIIESYLISRNFELQISKSLFGTALFTLLAVIVVNFFYGINSIAYIFVVSEIALLTLYLFLLKKSGKRERK from the coding sequence ATGAATAAAAAAAACGGAAATCAAATTTTAAAAAAAAATATATCGGTTTCGATTCTCTACTTAATGTCCGCTGACTTTGTCAACGCTGTATTAGGTATTTTATTTGCGTTTGTTCTGGGAAGATTTTTCGGAGCTGAGTATCTCGGGATATATACATTTTCATTTATGCTCGCCACAATGCTCTGGACTTTGGGCGAATCCGGTTATGAAGTCGAAATACCGCGTGAAATTGCTCAAAAGCCCGATAGGATGAAGGAACTCATCAGCGATGCACAGGTATTTAAAACGCGTATTCTCTTGTTCGGATTCCCGATTTTTTGCCTTTATGGTATCATTGCTCTCGGTGAATTGTCTTTTCTGGCAATTATACCATGGGTGATTCCGGCTTCTACGAATATGACTTTGAGGTCTGTTTGTCGTGGACTAAAGATGTTCCCGAGTATTTCAGTAATCGAAATCAGCACAGCATTATTCATGTATCCGGCGATGGCTTTTACTCTGTGGTTTACCGAGAATATTGCTTATGTCTTTCTGGTATTGGTCGCCTCTGAGTTTATTAAAATGCTCTTGTATTTATATACAGTACGCAAAATCGAAAATTTTCCATTAAGCTTGCTATTGCCCTATAATAAGTCATTGTTCTCCTTCAGTTCGATGATAGCAAGAATCAAAGAGCGACGTGGATTCACTTTTGTAAATTTGCTGTCGATGATGCAATACAGGTCAACATTGTTGATTTTACCCATGCTTCAAAGCAACTACATGGTTGGAGTTTATACTGTGGGAATGCGATTTGTCACGCTTCTTAAGTTGCTCCCGGCGTCCACAATCAATGTTCTTTTGCCTGAATTTTCCTCCGAAAACAAGACCGAGCATAAGTCATTACTAGTGAAATCGCTTTCGTTTATGTTTTTAATCAATGCAGCGATTGCTTTCACAATTTTTGCATTAGCTGAATTAATAATTGATTTGACATTTCAAATTCCCGAAGCGATTGAAATTCTGAGAATAATGATATGGGCAATCATACCAATTTCGATGCACCAGATAATCGAATCATATTTGATTTCGCGGAACTTTGAACTGCAAATCTCCAAATCCTTGTTTGGTACTGCTTTGTTTACATTACTGGCGGTAATAGTTGTAAATTTCTTTTATGGTATTAACAGTATAGCTTATATCTTTGTAGTTAGTGAAATTGCACTTTTAACACTTTACTTATTTTTATTGAAAAAAAGTGGAAAACGAGAAAGAAAATAA
- the tatC gene encoding twin-arginine translocase subunit TatC, whose translation MENEKENKDSGEEKEEIGFMGHLDELRKRIIFAFVGIVIGCIISGFFIEQLMDYILLAPAQAAKLSLQNLQPFGIPFLYFKVIFITGFIISFPFLLWQIWLFIAPGLYENERKWASKITFFTSISFFVGVAFAYFLMIPSMLGFAATFGTDKIRTDIDVNAYFGFVTLMILASGIIFEMPMVSYVLAKAGLITSKGLRSYWRHAVVVIIILAAILTPTPDPINQMFFALPLFILYEISIWIVKLVEKKPKDE comes from the coding sequence GTGGAAAACGAGAAAGAAAATAAAGATTCAGGCGAAGAAAAAGAAGAAATTGGCTTTATGGGGCATTTGGATGAACTCAGAAAGCGGATAATATTTGCATTTGTTGGCATAGTCATCGGCTGTATTATATCCGGTTTCTTCATCGAACAACTAATGGACTACATACTGCTCGCACCGGCTCAAGCAGCTAAATTAAGTTTGCAAAATTTGCAGCCATTCGGTATACCGTTTTTGTATTTCAAAGTGATATTCATAACCGGCTTCATAATCTCATTTCCATTTTTGCTTTGGCAAATTTGGCTCTTCATAGCCCCGGGCTTGTATGAGAATGAGAGAAAGTGGGCAAGTAAGATTACTTTCTTTACTTCGATATCCTTTTTCGTTGGTGTTGCATTCGCTTACTTTTTAATGATTCCGTCTATGCTTGGCTTTGCTGCAACTTTCGGTACGGATAAAATCAGAACAGATATTGATGTCAACGCCTACTTCGGATTTGTGACATTAATGATTTTAGCTTCCGGGATAATATTCGAAATGCCAATGGTATCCTATGTCTTGGCTAAAGCAGGTTTAATCACATCAAAAGGACTTAGGTCCTATTGGCGGCACGCAGTTGTTGTTATTATCATTTTAGCTGCCATACTTACTCCGACACCCGACCCAATTAACCAGATGTTTTTTGCGTTGCCGCTTTTTATTTTGTATGAAATTAGTATTTGGATTGTTAAATTAGTCGAAAAGAAACCAAAAGATGAATAA
- a CDS encoding polyprenyl synthetase family protein, translating into MMTLNDIIKPVKDDLKEFSSYFKGTLNTNVPLLNLIIKYVAQRKGKQLRPILVFLSAKICGEVNPRSFVGASLVELLHSATLIHDDVVDEASERRGLASINAKWNNKIAVLIGDFLLSKGLLTAIDNEEFDFLHAVSVAVKRMSEGELLSIDKSRSTSIDEETYFRIIGDKTASLLSSCCKIGAMSATTNTEYHQALSEYGENIGIAFQIKDDMLDYTSRSVLIGKPVGNDIKEKKITLPLLYALSKLDENDADKIKKRILKGKMTKGEIVELIEQVVQMGGIDYAERIAKEYVDKAKSYLEIFPESPAKTSFLQFADFVILRTN; encoded by the coding sequence ATGATGACTTTAAACGATATAATAAAACCTGTAAAAGATGATTTGAAAGAGTTCTCGAGCTATTTCAAAGGAACACTTAACACTAATGTTCCCTTGTTGAACTTAATAATCAAATATGTCGCTCAACGCAAGGGCAAGCAACTTCGTCCGATTTTAGTTTTCCTTTCTGCGAAAATATGCGGCGAAGTTAATCCACGTTCGTTTGTAGGAGCATCATTGGTAGAACTGCTCCATTCGGCTACTCTGATTCATGACGATGTAGTTGATGAAGCATCCGAGCGCCGCGGTTTGGCTTCAATCAATGCCAAATGGAATAATAAAATTGCTGTACTCATAGGTGATTTCTTGCTTTCCAAGGGGTTGTTGACTGCAATCGACAATGAAGAATTTGATTTTTTACATGCTGTTTCAGTTGCTGTAAAACGTATGAGCGAAGGGGAATTATTATCCATTGACAAAAGTCGCAGCACATCAATAGACGAGGAAACTTATTTCCGTATAATTGGCGATAAGACTGCTTCATTGCTGTCATCTTGTTGTAAAATTGGTGCCATGAGCGCCACTACAAATACTGAGTATCACCAAGCTCTAAGCGAATATGGCGAAAACATTGGCATTGCATTCCAAATCAAAGACGATATGCTTGATTATACTTCACGCAGCGTTTTAATCGGCAAGCCCGTCGGCAACGACATCAAAGAGAAAAAAATTACGCTGCCATTGCTCTATGCTTTGAGCAAATTGGACGAAAACGATGCCGATAAAATTAAAAAAAGAATTTTGAAAGGTAAAATGACTAAGGGCGAAATTGTCGAACTCATCGAGCAAGTTGTGCAAATGGGAGGTATAGATTATGCTGAAAGAATTGCAAAAGAATACGTTGACAAAGCGAAATCATATCTTGAAATTTTCCCTGAATCTCCGGCAAAAACTTCCTTTTTGCAATTTGCTGATTTTGTTATTTTGCGTACAAATTAA
- a CDS encoding SOS response-associated peptidase, which translates to MCERFALKATAKDVEKLVPNIKIQNEIRNSYNIAPTASIACLKSEGESIALSYFRWGLIPSWAKDSSIGNKMINARAETLADKASFKRLLNRYRCIILASGFYEWFKASNDQIPHYITMNKDEVMCFAGLYDNWKNENNEIITTATIITTEPNTLMALIHNRMPVILDPEDISLWLDTKVDFNMLQDKLKPIHSYKLRAYPVTYSVNNPQYNNVDCLIPQGDDLVVS; encoded by the coding sequence ATGTGTGAAAGATTTGCACTAAAAGCAACGGCAAAAGATGTTGAGAAATTGGTGCCCAATATTAAGATTCAGAATGAAATAAGAAATAGTTATAACATAGCTCCTACAGCATCAATTGCATGTTTGAAGAGTGAAGGAGAATCGATTGCTCTTTCATATTTCAGATGGGGGCTAATTCCGTCTTGGGCTAAGGACAGTTCTATCGGAAATAAAATGATAAATGCACGAGCTGAAACACTTGCAGATAAAGCTTCGTTCAAGCGGCTTTTGAATCGCTATAGATGTATAATTCTTGCATCCGGTTTTTACGAATGGTTCAAGGCGAGCAATGACCAAATACCGCATTACATCACAATGAATAAAGACGAAGTGATGTGTTTTGCAGGTTTGTACGATAACTGGAAAAACGAGAACAACGAAATAATTACTACGGCAACAATTATTACAACCGAGCCAAATACATTGATGGCACTTATTCACAACCGAATGCCCGTGATTTTGGACCCTGAGGATATAAGCCTGTGGTTGGATACTAAAGTTGACTTTAATATGTTACAAGATAAGCTGAAACCAATTCATTCATATAAATTGAGGGCGTATCCGGTGACTTATTCGGTAAATAATCCGCAATATAATAATGTAGATTGCCTTATTCCGCAAGGCGATGACTTAGTTGTCAGTTGA